From Vibrio artabrorum, a single genomic window includes:
- a CDS encoding sulfite exporter TauE/SafE family protein, translating to MDMIEPTMLVVLALVAFAAGFIDAVAGGGGMLTVPALLSLGLPPHIALGTNKLAATFASSTAALTYYRKKLFKPQCWINAFIATLIGATIGTLTVDAISTEWLEKALPLVILAAAVYTIFHKTPDANNNASPKPCPILKRKQKFQGLILGFYDGVAGPGTGAFWTVSSMALYRLNILLASGLSKAMNFTSNLTSLITFAILGHIDWVLGLTMGVCLMAGAFVGAHSAIRFGATFIRPVFVTVVSILALKLAYEAWFVNL from the coding sequence ATGGACATGATTGAACCAACCATGTTGGTTGTACTTGCTTTGGTTGCTTTTGCAGCCGGCTTTATTGATGCCGTGGCTGGTGGAGGCGGAATGCTAACCGTCCCTGCTTTACTATCACTTGGCCTACCGCCGCATATTGCACTGGGGACCAATAAGCTCGCAGCAACGTTTGCTTCATCAACGGCAGCCTTGACCTATTACCGTAAAAAGCTATTTAAGCCTCAATGCTGGATCAACGCGTTCATCGCCACACTCATCGGTGCAACCATTGGTACATTAACCGTCGACGCCATCAGCACCGAATGGCTAGAGAAAGCACTACCACTCGTAATTTTAGCGGCTGCCGTCTACACCATTTTTCACAAGACGCCAGATGCAAACAACAATGCGTCACCGAAACCGTGTCCGATACTTAAGAGAAAGCAAAAGTTTCAAGGGTTGATATTGGGGTTTTATGATGGTGTTGCAGGCCCTGGAACCGGGGCTTTTTGGACGGTAAGTTCGATGGCTCTGTATCGCCTAAATATCTTACTGGCTTCTGGCCTATCAAAAGCGATGAACTTTACCAGTAACCTCACCTCTTTAATCACTTTCGCGATCCTCGGACATATCGATTGGGTACTTGGTTTAACCATGGGTGTATGCTTAATGGCAGGCGCATTCGTAGGGGCACACTCTGCTATTCGTTTTGGTGCCACTTTTATAAGGCCGGTATTTGTCACCGTTGTGAGTATTCTCGCGCTCAAGCTGGCATACGAAGCGTGGTTTGTGAACTTATAG
- a CDS encoding primosomal replication protein, with translation MNHFSKLKSVIDTLVGHCSQVDIGRGAYHQALFDRTLFKSRAFTLLPYALEAQATYHTILREQTTNQLTASRANYLTEKLTNQIGAIQRELANHDLRLDRKSKSGKNLNDLYNELAQHQDWQKRLVDLVRIRKLAFDSAPRHSKKKAEEAWQLAKERLERCEDSMKNIERLINLENPKRNEH, from the coding sequence ATGAATCATTTTTCAAAATTAAAAAGCGTCATTGATACCTTGGTTGGCCATTGTTCTCAAGTCGACATAGGGCGAGGAGCATATCACCAAGCCTTGTTCGACCGCACTTTATTTAAGTCGAGAGCGTTTACTTTGCTGCCCTATGCACTCGAAGCGCAAGCGACTTATCACACCATATTGCGTGAACAAACCACCAATCAGCTCACCGCATCAAGAGCAAACTATCTGACGGAAAAGTTAACCAATCAGATAGGTGCCATTCAAAGAGAGCTTGCCAATCATGATTTACGTCTAGATCGAAAAAGTAAGTCCGGGAAAAACCTAAATGACTTATATAATGAACTCGCACAGCACCAAGATTGGCAAAAGCGGTTGGTCGATTTGGTACGAATACGAAAGTTAGCGTTTGATTCTGCGCCTCGTCACAGTAAGAAAAAAGCGGAAGAGGCTTGGCAGTTAGCCAAAGAACGACTAGAACGCTGTGAAGACTCAATGAAAAATATTGAGAGACTGATTAACTTAGAGAACCCTAAGCGAAATGAACACTGA
- the rsmS gene encoding pleiotropic regulatory protein RsmS, whose translation MNTDHTPSPLNNAPEEVKLAVDLIYLLESNDIDPKVALAAIKIVQQDLQSKLASSI comes from the coding sequence ATGAACACTGATCACACTCCATCACCACTGAATAATGCACCAGAAGAGGTGAAATTAGCGGTCGACCTGATCTATCTGCTCGAAAGCAACGACATTGACCCAAAGGTCGCGTTGGCGGCCATTAAGATCGTCCAACAAGATTTACAATCCAAACTAGCATCTAGCATCTAG
- a CDS encoding ribosomal protein uL16 3-hydroxylase, producing the protein MYQLSFSMPEFLDNYWHKKPTILKGGFQNFVDPMSPEELAGLSMEEEVDSRFVSNLNNQWTAEHGPFSEEKFANLTETHWQLIVQAANHWHQGANQLTEAFQVLPNWLFDDLMICYSAPEGGVGPHIDQYDVFIIQGQGKRQWKVGAKDVGQYKETIQASALRQIEGFEPIIDETLEPGDILYIPPGFPHEGNTLEPSMSYSIGYRSPKEQELISNFADFVLAHDMGDVHLHDPEFKMQEGYGKIRSSDLSNLTGMLKSALEQPETIREFMGCLLSQSRHQLDIVAPEPLWTEEEIIQHLESEGEIHRVSGLKALYHEGDSNTAFINGEVVNVEKADASLLNVLCDDTVLNSATLLTSSGVTIVTDLVNKGYWFIED; encoded by the coding sequence ATGTACCAACTTAGCTTTTCTATGCCCGAGTTTCTTGACAACTACTGGCATAAAAAACCCACCATCTTAAAAGGTGGCTTCCAAAACTTCGTCGACCCAATGTCGCCAGAAGAACTGGCAGGTTTATCGATGGAAGAAGAAGTGGATTCTCGCTTTGTCTCTAACCTCAACAACCAATGGACGGCAGAACATGGTCCATTTTCCGAAGAGAAATTTGCCAATCTCACTGAAACTCATTGGCAATTGATCGTTCAAGCGGCGAACCACTGGCACCAAGGTGCAAATCAGTTAACAGAAGCGTTTCAAGTGTTACCAAACTGGTTATTCGACGATCTCATGATTTGCTATTCGGCACCAGAGGGCGGTGTGGGTCCGCACATTGATCAATATGATGTATTCATCATCCAAGGCCAAGGTAAGCGTCAGTGGAAAGTGGGGGCGAAAGATGTCGGTCAATATAAAGAGACAATACAAGCGTCTGCACTTCGTCAAATAGAAGGTTTTGAGCCGATCATTGATGAAACTTTAGAGCCGGGCGATATCCTTTATATCCCACCAGGCTTCCCGCATGAAGGTAACACGCTAGAGCCGTCAATGAGCTACTCAATTGGCTACCGTTCTCCTAAAGAACAAGAGCTGATCAGCAACTTTGCCGATTTTGTGCTTGCTCATGATATGGGTGACGTACACCTGCACGATCCAGAATTCAAAATGCAAGAAGGCTACGGAAAAATTCGTTCATCGGATTTAAGCAACCTAACAGGCATGTTGAAATCGGCATTAGAACAACCAGAAACCATCCGTGAATTCATGGGGTGTTTGCTGAGCCAATCCCGCCACCAGCTTGATATTGTTGCGCCTGAGCCATTATGGACTGAAGAAGAAATCATCCAGCACTTGGAGTCAGAAGGTGAAATTCACCGAGTATCAGGTTTAAAAGCACTCTACCATGAAGGCGACAGCAACACGGCTTTCATCAATGGTGAAGTCGTGAACGTTGAAAAAGCGGACGCATCGCTACTCAACGTACTTTGCGATGATACTGTCCTGAATTCAGCAACGCTCCTGACGTCTTCCGGCGTAACAATAGTGACGGATTTGGTCAACAAAGGTTACTGGTTTATCGAAGACTAA
- the emrD gene encoding multidrug efflux MFS transporter EmrD has product MSASFPLAKLTFLIAILTAVGQMTQTMYVPSIGHMAGEFFVSASSLQAVMACYLIPYGLSQFVYGPLSDRLGRKPIIIAGLIIYIIGTLVALFANDYEWFLMGSFIQGLGIGCGGAMSRTLTRDCFEGVELHRANSLISMCVIFSPLMAPVLGGYLTEAFGWRSSYLFLALFGIAVVITMMTSMMETLPKERRKHESVANSYKFVLSDKRFQGFLLVLVATFAGVAVFEAAAGVLLGGVLGLPATTVSLLFVLPIPGYLVGAGLSSYIAQRGSERRVLNVGLVAILVGSTVVLIPGLFGQTTAFTLIGGATIYFLGAGILFPAATTGALSPFPYHAGTGGAILGGMQNLGAGIATLLASFFPVQDQLPLGCLMIVMSFIVLLGLRWVNRKHDHSNEMPLAI; this is encoded by the coding sequence ATGTCCGCCTCGTTTCCATTAGCGAAACTGACCTTTTTAATCGCTATTCTGACAGCCGTAGGTCAAATGACTCAAACAATGTATGTGCCTTCTATCGGTCACATGGCGGGTGAGTTCTTCGTTTCGGCGTCTTCACTTCAAGCTGTGATGGCATGCTACTTAATCCCTTATGGTCTGTCGCAATTTGTCTATGGACCGCTTTCTGATCGCCTAGGCCGTAAACCTATCATCATTGCTGGTTTGATCATCTATATCATCGGTACTTTGGTCGCATTGTTCGCTAATGATTATGAATGGTTCTTAATGGGTAGCTTTATCCAAGGTTTGGGCATCGGTTGTGGCGGTGCAATGTCTCGTACGCTGACTCGTGACTGTTTTGAAGGCGTAGAATTGCACCGTGCCAACAGCTTAATCAGTATGTGTGTGATTTTCTCGCCGTTGATGGCTCCGGTTCTGGGGGGATACTTAACCGAAGCTTTTGGTTGGCGATCTAGCTACTTATTCCTTGCGCTCTTTGGTATCGCGGTTGTGATCACCATGATGACAAGCATGATGGAAACACTGCCGAAAGAACGACGTAAGCATGAATCGGTCGCTAACAGCTACAAATTCGTTCTGTCTGACAAACGTTTCCAAGGTTTCTTACTGGTATTAGTCGCCACATTCGCTGGTGTGGCCGTCTTTGAAGCTGCGGCAGGCGTGTTACTGGGTGGTGTACTTGGCTTACCGGCGACCACAGTAAGCTTGTTGTTTGTCTTGCCGATACCGGGTTATTTGGTCGGCGCAGGCTTATCGAGTTACATCGCACAACGTGGCTCTGAGCGCCGTGTACTGAATGTTGGTCTAGTGGCGATCCTAGTAGGCTCAACAGTGGTGTTGATACCGGGTCTATTTGGTCAAACAACAGCATTCACTTTGATTGGCGGTGCCACCATTTACTTCTTGGGCGCTGGCATCTTATTCCCTGCGGCAACAACAGGAGCACTCTCACCGTTCCCATACCATGCCGGTACGGGGGGCGCAATCTTAGGGGGTATGCAGAACCTAGGGGCAGGTATCGCAACGCTATTGGCCTCGTTCTTCCCCGTTCAAGACCAACTGCCACTGGGTTGTTTGATGATTGTGATGTCTTTTATCGTTCTGCTTGGTTTGCGTTGGGTCAATCGTAAACATGACCACTCAAACGAAATGCCATTGGCTATCTAA
- a CDS encoding S9 family peptidase has product MNHYAQSQRVAQQTQAPVAKKVPHAMTIHGDTRIDDYYWMRDDQRQDPAILQHLEQENQYAETVLKHTEALQEQLFEEIKGRIAKDDNSVPVRKGNYYHSNNVTGDNEYPIHLRAKDFTGTDKQIILDVNALAKEHEFFSISGLAISPNENLLAYGEDTLSRRVYTIKIKDLTTGEYLKDEIEGASSAIAWQNDNQAFYYIKKDRQTLLGYQVYRHILGTDQASDELIYEETDSAYYTSLSKSKDGELVYIWHSSTETSGVSIIDANNPKATAEAFYPKETGIEYGIAKLGDWYYIYTNYQAVNFRLMKVTTEEMHDRSKWVDVIPADDNTQLVDFELFADHLVYEQRADGLSTVKVRQLSTGHEFPLEFNDSAFAAYLTGNYELDNSKVRIYYSSLTTPGTYYDFDLSTGKSELMKQTPVLGDFKADNYQSERIMVTARDGQQVPVSLVYRKSLFKKDGTNPIYQYGYGSYGSTIEPTFSSTRLSLLDRGFVYAIAHIRGSEMLGRPWYEDGKKLTKQNTFNDFVDVTKGLVEEGYGAKDKVFAVGGSAGGLLMGAIINQAPEQYRGIGAHVPFVDVVTTMLDESIPLTTNEYDEWGNPNDKAYYDYMLGYSPYDNIKLQNYPNMLVTTGLHDSQVQYFEPMKWVAKLREMKTDNNVLLFKTDMEAGHGGASGRFKRLKEDALEYAFFLDLLKTQ; this is encoded by the coding sequence ATGAACCACTACGCTCAATCGCAACGCGTCGCTCAGCAAACCCAAGCTCCCGTTGCTAAGAAAGTCCCTCACGCAATGACGATTCATGGTGACACCCGAATCGATGATTACTACTGGATGCGCGATGACCAACGCCAAGATCCAGCGATCTTACAACACCTTGAACAAGAAAATCAGTACGCAGAAACCGTGCTAAAGCACACAGAAGCGTTGCAAGAACAGTTATTCGAAGAGATCAAAGGGCGAATCGCGAAAGATGACAATTCAGTACCCGTTCGTAAAGGTAACTACTACCATTCGAATAACGTCACAGGTGACAACGAATATCCCATTCACTTACGTGCAAAAGACTTTACAGGCACAGACAAGCAGATCATCTTGGATGTTAACGCGCTAGCAAAAGAACATGAATTTTTCAGTATTAGTGGCTTAGCGATCAGTCCAAACGAAAACTTGTTGGCTTATGGCGAAGATACGCTGAGCCGCCGTGTATACACCATCAAGATCAAAGACCTCACGACGGGGGAATACCTAAAAGATGAAATTGAAGGCGCTTCGAGTGCCATCGCGTGGCAAAACGACAATCAAGCCTTCTACTACATCAAAAAAGATCGACAAACATTACTGGGTTATCAAGTTTACCGCCACATTTTAGGCACAGATCAGGCAAGCGATGAATTAATTTACGAAGAAACCGACAGCGCTTACTACACCTCTTTGAGTAAGAGCAAAGATGGTGAGCTGGTCTACATTTGGCACTCGAGCACAGAAACCAGCGGTGTTTCAATCATCGACGCCAATAACCCAAAGGCGACTGCTGAGGCTTTCTACCCAAAAGAGACTGGCATAGAGTACGGCATCGCTAAGCTAGGTGATTGGTATTACATCTACACCAACTACCAAGCGGTCAACTTCCGTTTAATGAAAGTCACCACCGAAGAGATGCACGATCGCTCAAAATGGGTCGATGTCATCCCTGCGGACGATAATACTCAGCTTGTTGATTTCGAATTGTTTGCTGATCACCTTGTTTACGAGCAACGCGCGGATGGTTTGTCTACAGTGAAAGTTCGCCAACTCTCAACAGGCCACGAGTTCCCACTTGAATTTAACGACAGCGCTTTTGCCGCTTACCTAACGGGTAACTATGAATTAGATAACTCAAAAGTTCGTATCTATTACAGCAGCTTAACCACGCCAGGTACTTACTATGATTTTGACCTAAGTACCGGTAAATCTGAACTCATGAAGCAAACACCCGTATTAGGTGATTTCAAAGCGGATAACTACCAATCAGAGCGAATCATGGTTACGGCTCGCGATGGTCAGCAAGTTCCTGTGTCTTTAGTTTATCGCAAAAGTTTATTCAAGAAAGACGGCACTAACCCAATCTACCAATACGGCTACGGCTCTTACGGTTCCACCATTGAACCGACGTTTAGCTCAACTCGCCTTAGCCTACTGGATAGAGGTTTCGTTTATGCAATCGCACATATCCGCGGTTCAGAAATGCTTGGTCGCCCTTGGTATGAGGATGGTAAGAAACTGACTAAACAAAACACATTTAATGACTTTGTCGACGTCACTAAAGGTCTGGTTGAAGAAGGTTACGGCGCAAAAGATAAAGTGTTCGCCGTGGGTGGCTCTGCTGGCGGTCTATTGATGGGTGCAATCATCAACCAAGCACCAGAACAGTACCGTGGTATTGGTGCACATGTTCCGTTTGTCGACGTGGTAACCACCATGCTTGATGAATCGATTCCTCTCACTACCAACGAGTATGACGAATGGGGCAACCCAAACGATAAAGCCTACTACGATTACATGCTGGGCTACTCACCATACGACAACATTAAGTTACAAAACTACCCGAACATGTTGGTAACAACAGGTCTCCATGACTCACAAGTACAATACTTTGAGCCAATGAAATGGGTGGCGAAGTTGCGTGAGATGAAAACAGACAACAACGTGTTGCTGTTCAAAACCGATATGGAAGCCGGTCACGGTGGCGCTTCTGGCCGATTCAAGCGATTGAAAGAAGATGCACTTGAATACGCGTTCTTTTTAGATTTACTAAAGACTCAATAG